One stretch of Nitrosococcus watsonii C-113 DNA includes these proteins:
- the hisA gene encoding 1-(5-phosphoribosyl)-5-[(5-phosphoribosylamino)methylideneamino]imidazole-4-carboxamide isomerase, protein MLLIPAIDLKGGKCVRLRQGRMEDDTVFSDDPVAVALHWAEAGAKRLHLVDLDGAFAGQPVNADIIYHIAQALPDMDIQVGGGIRDGDTIQTYLDAGVRYAIIGTKAINAPHFVADACLEFPGHILLGLDAREGKIAINGWSKLSRHNLVDIAQRFEKDGVEAIIYTDIQRDGMMRGVNVEATSELAKAVNIPVIASGGVSSLAEIEALCRHEPDGIGGAIIGRALYEEKIQLAEALALAKRLSGE, encoded by the coding sequence ATGCTATTAATACCTGCCATCGATCTCAAGGGGGGAAAATGCGTTCGCCTGCGTCAAGGACGCATGGAAGACGATACCGTATTTTCTGATGATCCAGTCGCCGTGGCTTTACATTGGGCAGAAGCCGGTGCAAAACGGCTTCACTTAGTTGACCTAGACGGAGCGTTCGCGGGGCAACCGGTTAATGCCGATATTATTTATCATATTGCCCAAGCATTACCTGATATGGATATTCAAGTAGGAGGAGGCATTCGCGATGGCGATACCATCCAAACTTACTTGGATGCGGGAGTTCGCTATGCCATCATCGGCACCAAGGCTATCAATGCGCCCCATTTTGTCGCTGATGCTTGTTTAGAGTTTCCTGGCCATATTCTCCTTGGCCTAGATGCACGAGAGGGCAAAATTGCAATTAACGGATGGTCCAAGCTCTCCCGGCATAATTTAGTTGATATTGCTCAACGCTTTGAAAAAGATGGAGTCGAAGCCATTATTTACACTGATATTCAGCGCGACGGCATGATGAGGGGAGTCAACGTAGAAGCCACTAGTGAGCTAGCTAAAGCGGTTAATATTCCCGTCATTGCCTCAGGCGGCGTCTCCTCGCTGGCAGAGATAGAAGCTCTATGCCGACATGAACCAGATGGCATTGGAGGAGCGATCATTGGCCGGGCTCTCTACGAGGAGAAAATCCAGCTTGCTGAAGCCCTCGCCTTAGCCAAACGTCTCTCCGGGGAGTAA
- a CDS encoding P-loop NTPase family protein, with protein sequence MPKAKPKKNSFRRIRPMARAHFTLQGKGGVGKSLVSALIAQHRQENNIPLICVDTDPVNATFSGYTAFPVKRIELLKENTIDEREFDRLMELIVDNRDTEIVIDNGASSFIPLSSYLVENEAIDMLHSLGHSIIIHPVVTGGQSLLDTLSGFDALASQFPTSAEMVVWLNHYFGPIEKEGKTFEKMKVYQDHKGRVKGIVTINRYNQATFGEDMQQMLENRMTFSQAIKSEKFKLMAKQRLRKVKDELFKQMDQVLAVSAKPVAKKYPATEAKKPKKVSRTSGKQS encoded by the coding sequence ATGCCAAAGGCAAAACCAAAGAAGAACTCATTTAGGAGAATACGCCCGATGGCAAGAGCACATTTTACTTTGCAAGGGAAAGGCGGTGTAGGCAAAAGCTTGGTCTCCGCCCTGATTGCCCAGCATCGCCAGGAAAATAACATTCCCCTGATCTGTGTGGACACCGATCCGGTGAATGCCACCTTTTCCGGTTATACAGCTTTCCCAGTCAAGCGAATAGAGTTATTAAAGGAAAATACTATCGATGAGCGGGAGTTTGACCGGCTCATGGAGCTTATCGTGGACAACCGGGATACGGAAATAGTGATTGATAATGGAGCATCTAGTTTTATTCCTTTATCCTCCTATTTAGTGGAGAATGAAGCAATAGATATGCTTCATTCCTTGGGGCATTCAATTATTATTCATCCGGTAGTAACGGGCGGTCAATCGCTGCTCGATACCCTCTCAGGTTTTGATGCCTTAGCCAGCCAATTTCCAACATCGGCAGAGATGGTAGTATGGCTGAATCACTACTTTGGTCCAATTGAAAAAGAGGGCAAAACCTTCGAAAAAATGAAGGTTTATCAGGATCACAAAGGACGCGTGAAGGGAATTGTGACGATCAATCGTTATAATCAGGCTACCTTCGGAGAAGATATGCAGCAAATGCTCGAAAATCGGATGACTTTTAGCCAGGCGATTAAATCTGAAAAATTTAAACTTATGGCTAAGCAACGCCTCAGAAAGGTGAAGGATGAACTATTTAAACAAATGGATCAGGTACTAGCAGTATCAGCAAAACCCGTGGCCAAAAAATACCCAGCTACCGAAGCAAAAAAGCCGAAAAAAGTGAGCAGAACCTCTGGCAAACAATCATAG
- the hisF gene encoding imidazole glycerol phosphate synthase subunit HisF, with protein MSLAKRIIPCLDVANGRVVKGVRFVNIRDAGDPVEIARRYDEQGADEITFLDITASSDNRDTLVHVVEAVAAQVFIPLTVGGGIRCLEDIRRLLIAGADKVGINTAAVQRPELIREAAERFGSQCIVVAIDAKQVSSAEEPPQWEVFTHGGRKETGLDAVAWARQMVEFGAGEILLTSMDRDGTREGFDLLLTRTISEAIPVPVIASGGVGTLDHLAAGILEGKADAVLAASIFHFGEYTIAEAKEHLSAHGIEMRQ; from the coding sequence ATGAGTCTAGCCAAACGCATCATTCCTTGCCTTGACGTGGCCAATGGCCGGGTAGTAAAAGGGGTCCGTTTCGTTAATATCCGTGATGCAGGCGATCCGGTAGAAATCGCCCGTCGTTATGATGAGCAGGGCGCAGATGAAATTACTTTTCTGGATATTACCGCCAGCAGTGATAACCGGGATACGCTGGTGCATGTGGTTGAGGCGGTTGCAGCCCAAGTATTTATCCCACTTACGGTAGGCGGGGGTATTCGCTGCCTTGAAGATATCCGGCGCCTATTAATTGCTGGTGCCGATAAAGTGGGCATCAACACGGCTGCCGTCCAACGACCCGAATTAATCCGCGAAGCAGCGGAACGCTTTGGCTCCCAATGTATTGTGGTTGCCATTGATGCTAAACAGGTTTCTTCTGCTGAGGAACCGCCGCAATGGGAAGTCTTTACCCATGGTGGCCGTAAAGAAACGGGACTGGATGCGGTAGCCTGGGCCCGCCAAATGGTTGAGTTTGGGGCTGGAGAAATTCTACTGACCAGCATGGACCGAGATGGAACCCGAGAGGGCTTTGACCTTCTGCTTACCCGTACTATTAGCGAAGCCATCCCGGTACCGGTGATCGCCTCGGGCGGGGTAGGTACCCTGGACCATCTCGCGGCAGGGATTTTAGAAGGAAAAGCAGACGCAGTGCTGGCCGCTAGCATCTTTCACTTCGGAGAATATACCATTGCAGAAGCCAAAGAGCATTTATCGGCTCATGGCATTGAAATGAGACAATAA
- a CDS encoding transposase codes for MKELHEPTLIVMDNASFHNHKRIQKIVASDYHMVIPLPPYSPDFNPIENSFGGMKKRRQSLPQHTSIDQLILSYS; via the coding sequence ATGAAAGAGCTGCATGAGCCCACCCTCATCGTCATGGACAATGCTTCCTTTCACAATCATAAGCGTATCCAGAAGATTGTGGCTTCAGATTACCACATGGTCATACCGCTACCGCCATATTCACCGGACTTCAATCCCATAGAAAATTCATTTGGCGGCATGAAAAAGAGGCGACAATCATTGCCACAACACACGTCAATCGATCAACTCATATTGTCTTATTCTTAA
- a CDS encoding IS630 transposase-related protein produces the protein MTYSLDLREAALSYIKKGGSKVEASRLFGFSRNTLYRWLNADALAPKQAGFRHRKIDKAALKKHTEEHPDMFLHERAEVFGVHTSSISRALKTVKIVKKKSGAI, from the coding sequence ATGACTTATTCGCTTGATTTGAGAGAGGCCGCCCTCTCATACATAAAAAAGGGTGGTAGCAAAGTTGAGGCTTCGCGTCTTTTTGGTTTTTCTCGCAACACTCTTTATCGTTGGCTAAATGCTGATGCTCTGGCTCCCAAGCAGGCTGGTTTTCGTCATCGTAAGATTGATAAGGCTGCTCTGAAGAAGCACACTGAGGAGCATCCCGATATGTTTTTGCATGAACGCGCGGAAGTTTTTGGCGTTCACACGAGCTCTATAAGCCGTGCGCTCAAGACGGTAAAGATCGTAAAAAAAAAGAGCGGTGCAATATGA
- the tatA gene encoding twin-arginine translocase TatA/TatE family subunit, with protein sequence MGVGGISIWQLLIILAIILLLFGTKKLRSIGTDLGSAVKGFRNSLRDEERRDAEEAATMEHKQAHKTENTSRSSQQGDTDFKIKSSNNENK encoded by the coding sequence ATGGGAGTAGGTGGAATTAGTATTTGGCAGCTTCTTATCATCTTAGCGATTATATTGCTGCTATTTGGTACCAAAAAGCTGCGCTCTATTGGCACAGATCTAGGCAGTGCCGTAAAGGGCTTTCGTAATTCTTTGCGCGATGAGGAGCGCCGTGATGCTGAAGAGGCGGCAACCATGGAGCATAAGCAAGCGCATAAAACTGAAAATACCTCTCGGAGTAGTCAGCAAGGTGATACCGATTTCAAGATAAAATCTAGTAACAACGAAAACAAGTAA
- a CDS encoding amino acid permease: protein MKLFRTKPIETDLAKDTGLRKVLGAFDLILLGIGAIIGAGIFVLTGIAAANYAGPAVVLSFVVAGIAVTLAALSYAELAAFIGGAGSAYGYGYAGLGEFVAWVIGWMLILEYTVAISAVSVGWSGYVGNALAAMQMHLPDVLAKTPSQGGWVNLPAMLIILILGVLLATGAKVSAQFNAIMVFVKVAAILLFIGVALFHIDTNHWTPFMPFGWQGVMTGAASIFFAYIGFDAVSTAAEETRNPQRDLPIGILGSLAICTLLYMLVAALLTGIVPYPSLDVPSPVSEALLQLGAKWASGMIAIGAIAGLTTVMLVLYFGLTRILFAISRDGLLPPFFSHINERTGTPVRVILLSGLAMAGIAGFAPLNDIVELTNIGTLGAFTVVCAGVAVLRYTRPELHRPFRIPFSPAVPLLGIAFCVYLMTQLSADTWTRFSIWIAAGLVIYFTYSYRHSKLSDSKENNKLAHAPLE from the coding sequence ATGAAACTGTTTCGAACTAAGCCTATCGAAACGGATCTAGCTAAGGATACCGGCCTTAGAAAAGTGCTGGGAGCGTTTGATCTGATCTTACTTGGCATTGGCGCCATTATCGGCGCTGGTATTTTTGTGCTGACGGGTATTGCCGCAGCGAATTACGCTGGACCCGCCGTGGTCTTATCTTTCGTAGTAGCGGGAATAGCGGTTACTTTGGCTGCTCTTTCCTACGCAGAATTAGCTGCCTTTATCGGCGGTGCTGGCAGCGCTTATGGCTATGGCTATGCCGGTTTAGGTGAGTTTGTGGCGTGGGTCATTGGCTGGATGCTGATTCTGGAATACACTGTTGCAATCTCCGCAGTATCCGTCGGCTGGTCAGGTTATGTCGGTAACGCACTGGCAGCAATGCAAATGCATCTGCCCGACGTGCTGGCAAAAACGCCTTCTCAAGGCGGCTGGGTCAATTTGCCAGCGATGCTCATTATTCTTATCCTCGGAGTCCTTCTTGCTACCGGCGCTAAGGTAAGCGCCCAGTTCAACGCTATCATGGTCTTTGTCAAAGTTGCCGCCATACTGCTATTTATCGGTGTTGCCCTCTTCCATATAGATACTAATCACTGGACCCCTTTTATGCCTTTTGGCTGGCAGGGAGTCATGACCGGCGCAGCTAGTATTTTTTTTGCTTATATCGGTTTTGATGCTGTCTCTACGGCAGCTGAGGAGACCCGAAATCCACAAAGGGATCTGCCTATTGGAATCCTGGGGTCTCTCGCTATCTGCACGCTGCTTTATATGTTAGTGGCTGCGTTATTGACCGGCATTGTACCTTACCCCTCCTTAGATGTTCCCTCCCCAGTTTCCGAGGCCCTTCTCCAGCTAGGTGCGAAGTGGGCCTCCGGGATGATTGCTATCGGCGCTATTGCCGGCCTTACTACCGTTATGTTGGTCCTATACTTTGGGCTGACCCGGATTTTATTTGCTATTTCACGGGACGGTTTATTGCCACCCTTTTTTTCTCATATAAACGAGAGGACCGGTACCCCCGTGCGGGTAATTTTGCTGTCTGGTCTAGCGATGGCAGGCATTGCAGGCTTCGCTCCCCTCAATGATATCGTCGAGCTTACCAACATTGGCACGCTCGGTGCATTCACAGTAGTTTGTGCTGGAGTCGCTGTACTACGCTACACTAGACCAGAGTTACACCGACCGTTCCGAATCCCATTTAGTCCTGCCGTCCCTCTACTAGGAATCGCCTTCTGCGTATATTTAATGACCCAATTGAGCGCAGATACGTGGACTCGATTTTCAATATGGATAGCAGCAGGACTAGTCATTTACTTTACTTACTCCTACCGCCACAGTAAACTCTCTGATTCAAAGGAAAATAATAAACTAGCCCATGCGCCGCTTGAGTAA
- the hisI gene encoding phosphoribosyl-AMP cyclohydrolase has product MSLTWLEDVAWNKEGLIPAIAQEAHTGQVLMLAWMNREALETTVQSGHAVYWSRSRKRLWHKGEQSGHEQIVKAIHLDCDNDAVLLLVEQKGEIACHTGRHRCFFKRLEKENWASVEPVLKSPDSIYHNSDE; this is encoded by the coding sequence ATGTCTCTCACTTGGTTGGAAGACGTGGCTTGGAACAAGGAAGGACTTATCCCTGCGATCGCCCAGGAAGCTCACACCGGCCAAGTACTGATGCTCGCATGGATGAACCGAGAAGCCTTAGAGACTACCGTACAATCAGGCCATGCAGTTTATTGGTCCCGATCCAGAAAGCGTTTATGGCATAAGGGCGAGCAATCCGGGCATGAACAAATCGTTAAAGCCATTCATCTGGACTGCGATAACGACGCGGTGCTTTTATTGGTCGAACAAAAGGGAGAAATTGCTTGTCATACTGGTCGCCATCGGTGCTTTTTCAAACGTTTAGAAAAAGAAAATTGGGCAAGTGTTGAACCCGTATTGAAATCTCCAGATAGTATCTACCATAATTCAGATGAATGA
- a CDS encoding TraK family protein, producing the protein MTLSDKLKKCTQTRGQGHQAFLAQRCEIARALKAGYPAKTVWSLLHEKGTMPVQYRTFMEYVNRYLKDSGQSQSQPAKISSLPPLNKAKSVTKSSQPPLAKRFQFDAKGKTKEELI; encoded by the coding sequence ATGACCCTATCTGATAAGCTAAAAAAGTGCACTCAGACGCGTGGCCAAGGACATCAAGCATTTTTAGCCCAGCGCTGCGAAATCGCACGGGCACTGAAGGCTGGCTATCCGGCCAAAACTGTGTGGAGTTTACTCCATGAAAAAGGAACCATGCCGGTCCAGTACCGAACTTTTATGGAGTATGTAAACCGCTACCTCAAGGATAGCGGACAGTCACAATCTCAACCAGCTAAAATATCATCTTTGCCCCCACTCAATAAAGCTAAGTCGGTAACCAAATCTAGCCAACCTCCCTTGGCCAAGCGCTTTCAGTTTGATGCCAAAGGCAAAACCAAAGAAGAACTCATTTAG
- the tatB gene encoding Sec-independent protein translocase protein TatB produces the protein MFDIGFWEILVILVILLIVVGPERLPTVARTTALWIRKARRFVSQVKQEVEEELRAEELRQSLEKNKDLFDLDETISEKPLPKPKPSHSKKSDDGA, from the coding sequence ATGTTCGATATTGGCTTCTGGGAAATCTTAGTCATTTTGGTCATACTGCTCATTGTGGTGGGTCCAGAGCGGTTACCCACGGTTGCCCGTACTACAGCCCTATGGATAAGGAAAGCGCGCCGCTTCGTCTCCCAAGTTAAGCAAGAAGTGGAAGAAGAATTAAGGGCTGAAGAACTGCGTCAATCGCTTGAAAAAAACAAAGATTTATTCGATCTAGACGAAACCATTAGCGAAAAACCTCTCCCTAAGCCGAAGCCCTCCCATTCTAAAAAATCCGATGACGGTGCCTAA
- the ybaL gene encoding YbaL family putative K(+) efflux transporter: MLHSSPLITTLAVALGLALALGFLAERIKLPALVGYLLAGILISPSTPGFIADIEIARQLAEIGIMLLMFGVGLHLSLEELLSVRKIALPGAVLQIVITTSLSTGIAIVWGWELGSAMVFGLTLSVASTVVLLKALETHSILDSVNGRIAVGWIVVEDITMVLVLVFLPPLAGWLDGDGANTQSLELGWTLGITLTKVTVFAALMLIVGRRFFPWLLWQVADTGSRELFTLCVVAAAVSIAYGATTLFGVSFALGAFFAGMVLRESELSHRAAAESLPLRDAFAVLFFVSVGVLFDPVILIEQPLELLTVVTIIIIGKPLAAATLILTFRYPLNTALTISAGLAQIGEFSFILAGLGVSLGLLTVEGQSLVLAGAITSIALNPLVFKAIEPLQRWLRSRSVLARVLEKSSDPLAELPMSTEQKYLSKQVVLVGYGQIGRRIGKILTEQRIPYVVAEQNRELVETLRKQGIPAVSGDASDPTVLIQAHIARAKVLIITVPGAFSTRQMIKTARTLNPTIKTVIHGYSKEETILLEQEGAGKIFLGENELATNMALHVLEQLGKKSKH, translated from the coding sequence GTGCTCCACAGCTCCCCCCTGATTACGACTCTTGCTGTGGCGCTCGGACTCGCCCTCGCGCTTGGCTTTCTCGCCGAGCGGATCAAGCTCCCGGCACTGGTAGGATACCTATTAGCCGGTATCCTCATTAGTCCCTCTACCCCGGGTTTTATCGCCGACATAGAAATCGCAAGACAATTAGCCGAGATTGGCATAATGTTACTGATGTTCGGCGTAGGACTCCATTTATCTTTAGAAGAACTACTGTCGGTTCGTAAAATTGCTTTGCCTGGAGCTGTACTGCAAATAGTTATCACCACAAGCTTAAGCACGGGCATCGCTATTGTCTGGGGTTGGGAATTGGGAAGCGCCATGGTTTTCGGCTTGACACTATCAGTTGCCAGCACCGTAGTATTGCTGAAAGCGCTTGAGACCCATAGTATTCTGGATTCTGTAAATGGGCGAATCGCTGTGGGCTGGATAGTGGTAGAAGATATCACTATGGTACTAGTACTCGTGTTTCTTCCGCCACTGGCGGGATGGCTGGATGGAGATGGAGCCAACACCCAAAGCTTGGAGCTAGGATGGACGCTAGGGATTACCCTAACTAAAGTAACTGTATTTGCTGCTCTGATGCTTATTGTGGGGCGCCGTTTCTTCCCATGGTTACTATGGCAAGTCGCGGATACGGGCTCACGCGAACTCTTCACACTATGCGTGGTAGCTGCCGCTGTGAGTATCGCCTATGGGGCTACGACTCTATTCGGAGTATCTTTCGCCTTAGGCGCTTTTTTTGCCGGTATGGTGCTAAGAGAATCTGAACTCAGCCACCGCGCCGCCGCAGAATCCCTGCCTCTACGGGACGCCTTTGCGGTCTTGTTTTTCGTATCGGTAGGGGTGTTATTTGATCCCGTCATTCTCATTGAGCAGCCATTGGAGTTGCTCACGGTAGTCACTATTATCATAATAGGAAAGCCGCTAGCAGCAGCAACTCTGATACTCACTTTCCGATACCCTTTAAATACGGCACTCACGATCTCTGCCGGCTTAGCTCAGATCGGTGAATTCTCTTTCATTTTGGCCGGGCTTGGTGTTAGCCTGGGATTGCTCACTGTGGAAGGCCAGAGCCTAGTTCTAGCCGGTGCTATAACTTCCATTGCTCTCAACCCCCTGGTATTCAAAGCGATTGAACCCCTGCAAAGATGGCTGCGATCCCGCTCAGTCTTGGCCCGGGTACTTGAAAAATCCAGCGATCCCTTAGCGGAATTACCTATGTCCACTGAGCAAAAATACCTTTCTAAGCAAGTAGTTTTGGTCGGGTATGGCCAAATAGGCCGACGGATTGGAAAAATACTGACTGAGCAGCGGATTCCTTATGTAGTTGCAGAACAAAACCGGGAGCTAGTTGAAACGCTGCGGAAACAAGGCATACCCGCTGTATCAGGGGACGCCTCGGACCCCACCGTGCTTATCCAAGCTCACATTGCTCGGGCTAAGGTACTAATAATTACTGTACCGGGCGCCTTTAGTACACGGCAAATGATCAAGACGGCACGTACTCTCAACCCAACAATCAAAACGGTTATTCATGGCTACAGCAAAGAAGAAACTATACTGCTGGAGCAAGAAGGTGCTGGAAAAATTTTCCTTGGCGAGAATGAGTTAGCTACAAACATGGCACTGCATGTACTGGAACAATTAGGAAAAAAAAGTAAGCATTAA
- a CDS encoding pentapeptide repeat-containing protein yields MTEPQIKSDLLYLLLRNGEVEEFNCRVANGESCDLTYCDFLKADLRGLKAEGLDFSGSYFRQADLRSVDFSASRLEGASIHGAHIAGVYFPSELKPEEISLSLRYGTRMRYLKAD; encoded by the coding sequence ATGACTGAACCCCAAATTAAATCTGATCTCTTATATTTATTGCTGAGAAATGGTGAAGTTGAAGAATTCAACTGCCGGGTAGCAAACGGAGAAAGCTGTGATCTGACCTATTGTGATTTTCTCAAAGCCGATCTGCGAGGATTAAAAGCAGAAGGCCTCGATTTCAGTGGCAGCTATTTTCGCCAGGCGGATTTAAGGAGTGTTGATTTTTCAGCTAGCCGGCTTGAAGGAGCAAGTATTCACGGCGCGCACATTGCAGGTGTTTATTTTCCTTCGGAACTGAAACCGGAAGAGATAAGTTTATCTTTGCGCTATGGAACCAGAATGCGTTATCTAAAGGCGGATTAA
- a CDS encoding histidine triad nucleotide-binding protein encodes MAIDQIDCVFCKIIEGELPAKLVHEDDQVIAFKDIHPKAEVHLLLVPRTHIASLEQLEIKHERLVSHLLLLLPDLAHQQGLQDGFRTIINTGRGGGQEVDHLHIHLLGGSQLPGF; translated from the coding sequence ATGGCGATAGATCAAATAGACTGTGTCTTTTGCAAAATTATAGAGGGTGAGCTGCCAGCAAAGCTGGTTCATGAAGACGATCAGGTAATTGCTTTTAAAGACATTCACCCCAAGGCAGAGGTCCATTTGCTGTTAGTACCCCGCACTCACATTGCCAGCCTAGAACAACTAGAAATCAAACATGAGAGGCTGGTTAGTCATTTATTGCTGCTCCTACCCGATCTCGCCCACCAGCAGGGCCTCCAGGACGGTTTCCGGACTATCATTAATACGGGACGGGGAGGTGGTCAAGAAGTGGATCATCTCCATATCCATTTGTTGGGCGGCAGCCAACTACCGGGTTTCTAG
- a CDS encoding phosphoribosyl-ATP diphosphatase has product MNDTLERLATILEERKNADPQHSYVAQLYQAGQDKILKKLGEEAVETVLAAKSRESDAIIHETADLWFHSLVMLAESGLRPEQVLRELERRFGLSGLEEKANRG; this is encoded by the coding sequence ATGAATGATACTCTTGAACGCCTTGCTACAATATTAGAGGAACGCAAAAATGCAGACCCGCAACACTCATATGTGGCGCAACTTTATCAGGCTGGCCAGGATAAAATCCTAAAGAAATTAGGCGAAGAAGCAGTTGAAACGGTTCTGGCTGCTAAAAGCAGAGAATCAGATGCGATTATCCATGAAACCGCCGATTTATGGTTCCATAGCTTAGTGATGCTGGCTGAGAGCGGACTCCGACCAGAGCAAGTGCTCAGGGAATTAGAGCGGCGTTTTGGTTTATCGGGGCTGGAAGAAAAAGCAAACCGGGGGTAA